A single Pedobacter sp. PACM 27299 DNA region contains:
- a CDS encoding DUF6266 family protein, translating to MAIAPNGPQGHLNGKVANLVFYMLNGQPVVRLIGKKGKPSTLQLANYQAMAVTTKLLRTMGNFIKLGIGLQARGTVHNAHNQATSYHKKHALKGEYPDLQIDYSKVMPSQGNMPETKGLKIIKVENGLEISWNTQQEEELASNDSFMLMICFPETERGRQYLNIARRSEGKCFIPLADKELTQQIEPYIFFISADGAMLSDSVYLGNLNGVGENLEEKKTMQRYQQVKIRFDRVASSYLNQSNENYGMPLNTKAFKYLKKNIRYSKTNSNTCQESLAKLPLSFS from the coding sequence ATGGCAATCGCTCCAAACGGCCCTCAGGGCCATTTAAATGGAAAAGTCGCCAACCTTGTTTTTTATATGCTCAATGGGCAGCCGGTAGTACGTCTAATCGGCAAAAAAGGAAAACCTAGCACGCTCCAACTGGCCAATTATCAGGCAATGGCGGTGACTACCAAGCTGCTCAGAACCATGGGTAATTTTATTAAGCTCGGTATTGGTTTACAGGCCAGAGGTACCGTTCATAATGCCCATAACCAAGCTACCTCCTACCATAAAAAACATGCTTTAAAGGGTGAATACCCTGATCTCCAAATAGATTACAGTAAGGTAATGCCGAGTCAGGGCAACATGCCGGAAACTAAAGGTTTAAAAATCATTAAAGTGGAAAACGGTTTGGAAATCAGCTGGAATACACAACAGGAAGAGGAATTAGCCAGTAACGACAGTTTCATGCTGATGATTTGCTTTCCGGAAACCGAAAGAGGCCGTCAGTATCTGAATATCGCACGGAGATCTGAAGGAAAATGCTTTATTCCACTAGCTGACAAAGAATTAACCCAGCAAATAGAGCCTTACATTTTCTTTATTTCAGCGGATGGAGCAATGCTCTCCGACAGCGTTTACCTGGGCAATTTGAATGGTGTTGGTGAAAATCTAGAAGAAAAGAAAACAATGCAGCGATATCAGCAGGTAAAAATAAGGTTTGATCGGGTGGCCAGCAGTTATTTGAATCAATCGAATGAAAACTACGGCATGCCATTGAACACAAAGGCCTTTAAATACCTGAAAAAAAATATAAGGTACTCAAAGACAAACTCGAACACTTGCCAGGAAAGCCTAGCTAAGCTGCCCCTATCATTTTCTTAA
- a CDS encoding putative quinol monooxygenase — protein MNINLTAIIKSTEGNSEAMKVLLLQLLADSRKEAACIQYDLHQDQENKNVFIFHEIWESQAGLDLHNSQPHIARFVTDSASIIDGPAAIHKTEKVA, from the coding sequence ATGAATATCAATTTAACAGCGATTATAAAAAGTACAGAAGGAAATTCAGAGGCGATGAAAGTCTTGTTGCTACAATTACTTGCTGATTCCAGAAAAGAAGCGGCATGTATTCAATACGATTTGCATCAGGATCAGGAAAATAAAAACGTATTTATATTTCATGAGATCTGGGAAAGTCAGGCAGGACTAGATTTACACAATTCACAACCTCATATTGCACGTTTTGTTACCGATTCAGCAAGTATTATCGACGGTCCGGCAGCTATACATAAAACGGAGAAAGTTGCTTAA
- a CDS encoding methyltransferase domain-containing protein — MAWNPGTYNKFKEERYAPFYDLLKLINKRENLKVIDLGCGTGELSLKLQQELPGSKVLGIDASKEMLQEAATYENENLHFEQLDIKSKIESGEQYDLIFSNAALQWLDQHEQLWPEIIKTLKPGGQLLVQIPSNHDHFTHQTLKAIARENPFKPALKRWERSTAVLDIGAYAQLLFKNGAKEMTIYEKVYPHILADANAIFEWTSGTAMIPYLEHLPEDLKPQFANEYKNRLQQQYPEKPVFYPFKRILMSGLF, encoded by the coding sequence ATGGCATGGAATCCAGGTACCTATAATAAATTTAAAGAGGAGCGCTACGCGCCGTTTTACGATTTGCTGAAACTGATCAACAAAAGAGAAAATCTGAAAGTCATAGATCTTGGCTGTGGAACAGGGGAGCTGAGCCTTAAACTCCAGCAGGAGTTACCAGGGTCGAAGGTCTTGGGGATCGATGCCTCCAAGGAAATGTTACAGGAAGCCGCAACTTATGAAAATGAAAATCTGCATTTTGAACAGCTGGACATTAAATCGAAAATCGAATCTGGAGAACAGTACGACCTGATCTTTTCTAATGCAGCATTGCAATGGCTGGATCAGCACGAGCAGCTTTGGCCAGAAATAATCAAAACCCTAAAACCCGGCGGACAATTACTGGTACAGATTCCCTCAAACCATGATCATTTTACCCATCAAACACTGAAAGCAATCGCCAGGGAAAATCCTTTTAAACCAGCATTAAAAAGATGGGAGAGAAGTACAGCAGTGTTGGATATTGGTGCTTATGCGCAACTCTTATTTAAAAATGGCGCCAAAGAAATGACAATTTACGAGAAGGTCTATCCCCATATCCTGGCGGATGCAAATGCCATCTTTGAATGGACTTCTGGTACAGCAATGATCCCTTATTTGGAGCATCTTCCCGAAGACCTTAAACCCCAGTTTGCAAATGAATATAAAAACAGGCTCCAGCAGCAATACCCGGAAAAACCTGTTTTTTATCCATTTAAAAGGATCCTGATGTCAGGTCTATTTTAA
- a CDS encoding glycosyl hydrolase family 95 catalytic domain-containing protein: MKLYRNIFLLTLSNSFLLAFSSGAFAQSSDVTVFFKKPALSFQEALPLGNGRIGALIAGNPNKDKITLNEITLWSGGVQDADRENAHQYLKPIQDYLLKGQNKEAQELLQQQFVAKGAGSGNGNGKNAPYGAYQTMGNLLISWKDTTAAYTDYSRVLNLEKAMATTKWKRNGVNYSQQALVSIPGNVMMIKISASEKGKISFSTSINRKENTTVKVEGQTLMMNGQLPNGKVAGLRFAAGLQVQTRGGQKVIKGNEITVNNADEVILIWTAATDYNVADYNKRGADPTATVKNNLMAAGKLTPLQIEKAHLTAFGGFFNRNRFSLKGASPEVSPLSTPERMERYAKQLPDPQFPVLYYNFGRYLLISSSQPGSLPANLQGLWAEEYQTPWNGDYHLNINIQMNYWLAEPTGLGDLATPLHQFIAGLVKPGSKTAKAYYNAPGWVAHVIANPWGYTSPGEGADWGSTLTGGAWLCEHLWEHYKFTNDKAFLAKYYPVFKEAATFLSAILIEEPEHKWLVTAPSNSPENTYIMPNGFKGQTAMGPTMDMQICREIFGYSIEAAKILGKDQEWATELAGIRKRLAPNQIGAAGDVNEWLSDWKDAEPTHRHVSQLYGLHPYEEITPWDSPELAKAARESLIQRGDGGTGWSKAWKINHWARLGDGDHALKLFRQLVTLVDPARKLNMHSGGTYPNLFCAHPPFQIDGNFGGTSGIAEMLMQSHGSDNVIRLLPALPSDKDWKDGTVKGMRARNAFVVDFDWENGVLKKGNILALNGGTCNVELPDNMLVKDRQGKVIAKTDKQGILSFKALKGANYTFEKA, encoded by the coding sequence ATGAAGCTTTACCGGAACATTTTCCTGCTTACCCTGAGCAACTCTTTTCTCCTTGCGTTCAGCAGCGGAGCTTTCGCTCAATCTTCTGATGTGACTGTTTTCTTTAAAAAGCCAGCACTCTCATTTCAGGAAGCTTTACCCTTAGGGAATGGCCGGATTGGTGCTTTGATTGCTGGAAATCCAAACAAAGATAAAATTACCCTGAATGAGATCACTTTATGGTCTGGTGGAGTACAGGATGCGGATAGAGAAAATGCCCATCAATATTTGAAGCCTATTCAGGATTACCTGTTAAAAGGACAGAATAAAGAGGCTCAGGAACTACTTCAACAGCAATTTGTCGCAAAAGGAGCGGGATCTGGAAACGGAAATGGTAAAAATGCACCTTATGGTGCTTACCAGACCATGGGAAATCTGTTGATCAGTTGGAAAGACACAACAGCCGCTTATACTGATTACAGCAGGGTACTGAATTTAGAAAAAGCGATGGCGACGACCAAATGGAAGCGCAATGGTGTTAATTATAGTCAGCAAGCCCTGGTGAGTATTCCTGGAAATGTGATGATGATCAAAATCAGCGCTTCCGAAAAAGGAAAGATCAGTTTCAGCACCAGCATCAATAGGAAAGAAAATACGACTGTCAAAGTGGAGGGGCAGACCTTGATGATGAACGGTCAGCTGCCAAATGGAAAAGTTGCCGGACTGCGGTTCGCTGCAGGCTTACAAGTGCAGACAAGAGGTGGACAAAAGGTAATTAAAGGGAATGAAATTACAGTCAATAATGCAGATGAGGTGATTTTAATCTGGACTGCTGCAACGGATTATAACGTTGCAGATTATAACAAACGCGGAGCAGATCCAACAGCAACAGTAAAAAATAACCTGATGGCTGCGGGAAAATTAACTCCGCTGCAAATAGAAAAAGCACATTTAACTGCATTTGGCGGATTTTTTAATAGAAATAGGTTTTCTTTAAAAGGAGCAAGCCCGGAGGTTTCTCCATTGAGTACACCGGAACGTATGGAGCGCTATGCCAAACAATTACCAGATCCCCAGTTTCCGGTATTGTACTATAATTTCGGCCGTTACCTGTTAATTTCTTCTTCCCAGCCAGGGAGCTTACCTGCCAATTTACAAGGGCTTTGGGCAGAAGAATACCAAACGCCATGGAACGGAGATTATCATTTGAACATTAATATTCAGATGAATTACTGGCTGGCTGAACCTACCGGATTAGGTGATCTTGCCACTCCTTTACATCAATTTATCGCCGGTCTGGTGAAGCCAGGATCAAAAACGGCAAAAGCATATTATAATGCCCCAGGATGGGTAGCACACGTTATCGCGAATCCATGGGGATACACTTCTCCTGGAGAAGGCGCGGATTGGGGCTCTACTTTAACCGGTGGTGCCTGGTTGTGCGAACACCTTTGGGAGCATTATAAATTCACAAACGATAAAGCATTCTTAGCAAAATATTACCCCGTATTTAAAGAAGCAGCTACCTTTTTATCGGCCATTCTAATCGAAGAACCGGAACATAAATGGCTAGTGACCGCTCCTTCTAACTCGCCTGAAAACACTTATATCATGCCAAATGGTTTCAAAGGGCAAACGGCAATGGGCCCAACGATGGACATGCAGATTTGTAGGGAGATTTTTGGCTACAGTATTGAAGCCGCAAAGATTTTGGGTAAAGATCAGGAATGGGCCACGGAATTAGCGGGTATCAGGAAACGTTTGGCGCCCAATCAGATCGGTGCGGCAGGTGATGTTAATGAATGGCTGAGCGATTGGAAAGATGCTGAACCTACTCACCGTCACGTATCCCAGCTTTATGGCTTACATCCTTATGAAGAAATTACTCCATGGGATAGTCCGGAATTGGCGAAAGCTGCACGCGAAAGTCTGATTCAAAGAGGAGATGGTGGTACGGGATGGTCTAAAGCATGGAAAATCAACCATTGGGCAAGATTAGGCGATGGAGACCATGCGCTGAAATTGTTCAGACAGCTGGTCACCTTAGTAGATCCTGCAAGAAAACTAAATATGCATTCTGGTGGAACTTATCCAAATTTATTCTGTGCACATCCTCCCTTCCAGATTGACGGTAATTTTGGTGGTACTTCCGGGATTGCAGAAATGCTGATGCAAAGTCACGGAAGCGACAATGTAATCCGTTTGCTGCCTGCCTTGCCTTCCGATAAGGATTGGAAAGATGGAACTGTGAAAGGAATGCGCGCAAGAAATGCTTTTGTAGTGGATTTCGACTGGGAAAATGGTGTCTTAAAGAAAGGAAATATCCTGGCTTTAAACGGCGGTACGTGTAATGTTGAACTGCCTGATAATATGCTGGTTAAAGATAGACAAGGAAAAGTTATTGCCAAAACAGACAAACAAGGCATTCTTAGCTTTAAAGCCCTTAAAGGTGCAAATTACACCTTCGAAAAGGCATAG
- a CDS encoding DNA/RNA non-specific endonuclease, whose product MLLSLSQLEESEHRFSKIAQQDSAKATPMPIDRGIVEVQATDASPTDLKQRVAMLATETKEPLNFAFERAIGNNDSVYSNFIELILSSKRKVGRIVCRNGSRILGYATGFMVSEQLLLTNWHVFQQIDSVADAEVQFFYEYDINGKEIEPVSFSFSVADFFYANQALDYCLVAVKAIDLTGKVMLKSIGSLFLEPKQGKLGAEQEERLNIIHHPDGDYKQLSIRQNLFVKITPTSIWYETDTAPGSSGSPVFNDQWQVVALHHMGIGNKNEAGDYLDKDGQIIPKINGKIDERKIDWIANEGIRVSVILNDIFEIYPDHALVNGLKIKDQSQVIGTEPDRKEETISMTPANSNQMENTNMINVSFPSSLLESNEEISVKISKGSKAAPALPEMKTLTDLNDFNELKKLEDQMDFSGCRGYVDDFLGQRIPLPQPLKSLQKFIAVLNSNKKDTELKYDHYSVVFHSVRGMPVISAVNVDGDLQKRQDKSERKDNWLRDNRIDYSIQLNDQYYKNSNFDRGHMSRREDANWGDTPEIAKRNADRTCMYTNACPQVAALNQSKKKGLWGELEKVVLENGATKEGTHTNKITVFNGPIFKESDPVFRGVQVPLSFYKVIFWLTDAGILKATGFKLSQENLVEDIDFEQLNIDENLVFKKYRIGLKSLQEETGLDFSGFFSFDTFSSGNTNPVEIDDKESELSNEINAMSR is encoded by the coding sequence ATGTTACTCTCGCTATCACAATTAGAAGAATCTGAACACAGGTTCTCAAAAATCGCCCAGCAAGATTCAGCGAAGGCTACTCCTATGCCTATCGACAGGGGAATTGTTGAAGTACAAGCAACAGATGCAAGCCCCACAGACCTGAAACAGCGGGTAGCAATGCTGGCGACTGAGACAAAAGAACCTTTGAATTTTGCATTCGAAAGGGCAATTGGGAACAATGATTCTGTGTACAGTAATTTCATTGAGCTCATTCTCTCCAGCAAAAGGAAAGTAGGCAGAATTGTTTGTAGAAATGGAAGTAGAATTTTAGGCTATGCTACTGGATTTATGGTTTCTGAGCAGTTGTTATTAACCAATTGGCATGTATTTCAGCAAATAGACAGTGTCGCAGATGCGGAGGTCCAGTTTTTCTACGAATATGACATCAACGGAAAAGAAATTGAACCTGTTTCTTTTTCTTTCAGCGTCGCAGATTTTTTCTATGCGAATCAGGCGCTGGATTATTGCCTGGTTGCCGTTAAAGCTATTGATTTAACAGGTAAAGTGATGCTCAAATCTATTGGCAGCTTATTTCTTGAACCCAAACAAGGAAAACTAGGGGCGGAACAGGAAGAAAGGCTTAACATTATTCATCATCCAGATGGAGACTACAAGCAGTTATCGATCCGTCAGAATCTATTTGTTAAGATTACGCCCACATCAATCTGGTATGAAACGGATACGGCGCCTGGAAGCAGTGGAAGCCCGGTTTTTAATGACCAATGGCAAGTAGTTGCTCTACACCACATGGGGATCGGAAATAAAAATGAGGCTGGTGATTACCTGGATAAAGATGGCCAGATCATCCCGAAAATCAATGGAAAAATTGATGAACGGAAGATTGACTGGATTGCCAATGAGGGAATACGGGTTAGTGTTATTTTAAATGATATTTTCGAGATTTATCCAGATCATGCTTTGGTAAACGGACTAAAAATAAAAGATCAATCTCAGGTTATTGGGACTGAACCTGATCGAAAAGAAGAAACAATTTCAATGACTCCTGCAAACTCTAATCAAATGGAAAATACGAATATGATAAATGTATCTTTTCCTTCCAGTTTACTGGAATCAAATGAAGAAATCAGTGTTAAAATCAGCAAAGGAAGTAAAGCAGCCCCTGCCCTGCCGGAAATGAAAACTTTAACCGACTTAAATGATTTCAATGAGTTGAAAAAGTTGGAAGATCAGATGGATTTTTCGGGTTGCAGAGGATATGTGGATGATTTTCTTGGTCAGCGGATTCCATTGCCACAGCCTTTAAAATCTTTACAAAAATTCATCGCGGTATTGAACAGCAATAAGAAGGATACTGAGTTAAAGTACGACCATTACAGTGTGGTATTTCATTCGGTAAGAGGGATGCCAGTGATTAGTGCGGTTAATGTAGATGGGGATTTGCAAAAGAGACAGGATAAATCTGAAAGAAAGGACAATTGGCTGCGAGACAACCGGATAGACTACAGCATTCAGTTAAATGACCAGTACTACAAAAACAGCAATTTTGACCGGGGGCACATGAGTCGGCGGGAAGATGCGAACTGGGGAGATACTCCAGAAATTGCGAAAAGAAATGCCGACCGGACTTGTATGTATACGAATGCTTGTCCGCAGGTAGCGGCATTAAACCAAAGCAAGAAAAAAGGGCTTTGGGGAGAACTGGAAAAGGTGGTCCTGGAAAATGGCGCTACAAAGGAAGGTACTCATACGAACAAAATCACGGTCTTTAACGGCCCGATATTTAAAGAATCGGATCCTGTGTTTCGTGGAGTACAAGTTCCTTTATCATTTTACAAGGTGATTTTCTGGTTGACGGATGCAGGGATTTTAAAGGCTACAGGTTTTAAGCTATCGCAAGAAAATTTAGTAGAAGACATTGATTTTGAGCAGTTGAATATTGATGAGAATCTGGTATTCAAAAAATACAGGATCGGGTTGAAATCACTACAGGAAGAAACAGGATTAGATTTTTCCGGATTTTTCTCTTTTGATACATTTAGTTCAGGGAATACAAATCCGGTAGAAATTGATGATAAGGAATCTGAGTTATCAAATGAGATTAATGCGATGAGCAGATAA
- a CDS encoding glycosyl hydrolase family 95 catalytic domain-containing protein codes for MKRQTLRWDTIGTSYYGGILLGNGLLGTNIYKEDEQTIRFDIGRTDVTDQRPHQGSGLSEPLISRPRLPIGRMTIKTLGKITGAKMSLDIYNATAEGTIYTSKGTLKFSSFVPANTNVIYISAKGTQSEKNINWEFIAEKSKSPRMNQQNAGNPAVYPENPIPQLSKIGEFEYCRQTLLNDGGYATVWTKKKTADESTMLISVGYDPNGKADEVKEATQAIQDFRKVKLPAALAAHQKWWHQFYQQSFISIPDQRMESFYWIQLYKLASATRANLPMIDLMGPWFNSKTPWPGVWWNLNTQLTYSPIFTANHLELGKSLFNTINSNLQNLINNVPEPWRKDAAAIGRISGYDLVAPLVESNKENGQFELGNLTWAMFYYYQYYAYSKDKGELKQHIYPLLKRSVNHLLYHLKKDEQGILHLPSSFSPEYKYAEDAIMRFLACAGAYSP; via the coding sequence ATGAAGCGACAAACCTTGCGCTGGGATACGATCGGTACCAGCTATTATGGCGGTATCCTATTAGGGAATGGACTGCTAGGTACCAATATTTACAAAGAAGATGAGCAAACCATCCGGTTTGATATTGGGCGGACAGATGTAACTGATCAGCGTCCGCATCAGGGCAGCGGTCTTTCAGAACCATTGATTTCCAGACCTAGGTTACCTATTGGCCGCATGACCATCAAAACCTTAGGAAAGATTACTGGAGCTAAAATGAGCCTTGATATTTACAATGCAACCGCAGAAGGAACGATTTATACCAGCAAGGGAACACTGAAATTCAGCTCATTTGTGCCTGCAAATACCAATGTGATCTATATCTCGGCAAAAGGAACACAGTCAGAAAAAAATATCAATTGGGAGTTCATTGCCGAAAAAAGCAAAAGTCCACGGATGAATCAGCAGAATGCTGGAAATCCAGCTGTATATCCAGAAAATCCAATACCTCAGCTTTCAAAAATTGGAGAATTTGAGTATTGCAGACAAACTTTATTAAATGATGGAGGTTATGCTACCGTATGGACGAAAAAGAAAACAGCTGATGAAAGTACAATGCTGATTTCCGTTGGGTATGATCCCAATGGGAAAGCAGATGAGGTAAAAGAAGCCACACAAGCTATTCAGGATTTTAGAAAAGTAAAATTGCCAGCGGCTCTGGCAGCACACCAAAAATGGTGGCACCAATTTTATCAGCAAAGTTTTATTTCTATTCCGGATCAGCGGATGGAAAGTTTTTACTGGATCCAGTTGTATAAACTCGCATCAGCTACCAGAGCAAATCTCCCTATGATTGATCTTATGGGGCCATGGTTCAATAGTAAAACGCCTTGGCCAGGAGTATGGTGGAACCTCAATACCCAACTTACCTACTCGCCAATATTTACAGCCAACCATTTGGAATTAGGTAAATCATTGTTTAATACAATAAACAGCAATCTTCAAAACCTGATCAATAATGTGCCGGAACCCTGGAGGAAAGACGCTGCAGCCATCGGCAGGATTTCTGGTTATGATTTAGTTGCGCCATTAGTAGAAAGCAATAAGGAAAACGGGCAGTTTGAACTCGGGAATTTAACCTGGGCCATGTTCTATTATTATCAATATTATGCTTATTCAAAAGATAAGGGGGAATTAAAGCAGCATATTTATCCACTCTTGAAACGATCAGTGAACCATCTTTTGTATCATCTGAAAAAGGATGAACAGGGAATCCTGCATCTGCCTTCCTCTTTTTCGCCGGAATATAAGTATGCGGAAGATGCAATTATGCGCTTTCTAGCCTGCGCTGGGGCTTATTCACCTTAA
- a CDS encoding Gfo/Idh/MocA family protein — MKPNRRKFLQQLAIGSSAVAMGLPAFSKSPASAETLSNEAPLLYPNTSGARFNMSGYAAPKIDKVKIGFIGLGMRGPGAVSRMSFIEGVEIKALCDKLPERATAAQKYLEKKGLPKAKEYSGENGWKDMINNEDLDLIYICTPWHLHTPMAVYAMEHGKHAATEVPAALTLEECWQLVETSERNRKHCMMLENCCYDFFEMLTLNMVRQGLFGELIHAEGAYIHDLLGLNFDKKGYENMWRLKENIDFNGNIYPTHGLGPIAQCMNINRGDKMDYLVSMSSNDFMMAAEAKKKAEKDAFFNQFVGKNFRGNMNTTTIRTNKGKTMMLQHDVTSPRPYSRIHLLSGTKGFASKWPEPERIAFGEEWIKEAEMKKLYDDYTPPLIKHVGEIAKKVGGHGGMDFMMDWRLIDCLRNGLPLDQNVYDAASWSCIVPLSKKSVAKRSTSIDIPDFTRGNWTTNKPVDLTLDGGGNTKVRATK; from the coding sequence ATGAAACCTAATCGTAGAAAGTTTTTACAACAACTGGCTATTGGCTCCAGCGCGGTAGCGATGGGCCTTCCTGCTTTTTCAAAATCTCCTGCATCAGCTGAAACTTTATCAAATGAAGCGCCTTTACTTTATCCAAATACCAGTGGCGCAAGATTTAATATGTCAGGTTATGCTGCACCGAAAATCGATAAAGTAAAGATCGGTTTTATTGGTCTGGGGATGCGTGGACCAGGAGCTGTAAGCAGGATGTCTTTTATTGAAGGTGTCGAAATTAAAGCACTTTGCGATAAACTTCCGGAAAGAGCTACAGCAGCACAGAAATACCTGGAGAAAAAAGGTCTGCCTAAAGCAAAAGAATATTCCGGCGAAAACGGCTGGAAGGACATGATCAATAACGAAGATCTTGACCTGATTTATATCTGTACCCCATGGCATTTACATACGCCAATGGCTGTTTATGCAATGGAACATGGTAAACATGCTGCCACAGAGGTTCCTGCAGCTTTAACCTTAGAGGAATGCTGGCAATTGGTAGAAACATCAGAGCGTAACCGTAAGCATTGCATGATGCTGGAAAATTGCTGTTATGATTTCTTCGAAATGCTGACCCTTAACATGGTGCGTCAAGGTTTATTTGGTGAATTGATCCATGCAGAAGGTGCTTATATCCATGATCTTTTAGGATTGAACTTTGATAAGAAGGGTTATGAAAACATGTGGAGATTAAAAGAAAATATTGACTTCAATGGAAATATTTACCCGACACATGGTTTGGGCCCGATTGCACAATGTATGAATATCAACAGAGGTGATAAAATGGACTATTTAGTGTCTATGTCTTCCAATGATTTCATGATGGCTGCAGAGGCGAAGAAAAAAGCGGAAAAAGACGCTTTCTTCAACCAGTTTGTAGGAAAGAACTTTAGAGGCAACATGAATACCACCACCATCAGAACCAATAAAGGGAAAACGATGATGCTGCAGCATGATGTAACTTCTCCACGTCCATACTCCAGAATTCATTTGTTGAGCGGTACGAAAGGTTTTGCCAGTAAATGGCCGGAACCAGAACGTATTGCTTTTGGAGAAGAATGGATAAAAGAAGCGGAAATGAAAAAATTATATGATGATTATACTCCTCCATTGATCAAACATGTAGGAGAGATCGCCAAGAAAGTAGGGGGACATGGTGGAATGGACTTCATGATGGACTGGAGATTAATCGATTGCCTGCGCAACGGTTTACCATTGGATCAGAATGTATATGACGCTGCATCATGGAGCTGTATTGTTCCTTTGAGTAAGAAATCAGTAGCGAAAAGATCAACCAGTATTGATATTCCTGATTTTACCAGAGGGAACTGGACTACCAATAAACCAGTTGATCTTACCTTAGACGGTGGTGGCAATACCAAAGTTAGAGCAACCAAGTAA
- a CDS encoding glycoside hydrolase family 95-like protein has product MMKNLVPYPVNETGLMIGKDVSLTSSHRHYSHLMMIYPYHLMTPVNVSNQALIEKSLNHWLSLKGALQGYTFTGAASINAMMGKGDRAYDLLNQLFDHYIQPNTLYQESGPVIETPLSAATSIQELLIQSWGNKIRIFPAIPEIWSNVSFDQLRTEGGFLISASRVNGKTQFIKVYSTKGDTCRVETDMKVSLVNSDKRKELAFSVVQNDGKMNISFSTLPGETIFLSEGNDQHQFKVLPVRANIKENWSWGLKTKP; this is encoded by the coding sequence GTGATGAAAAATCTGGTGCCTTACCCTGTCAATGAAACTGGATTGATGATCGGTAAGGATGTCAGTTTAACGAGCTCTCATCGACATTATTCTCATTTAATGATGATCTACCCTTATCATTTGATGACGCCTGTTAATGTCAGCAATCAGGCTTTAATTGAAAAGTCTTTGAACCACTGGCTTTCATTGAAAGGCGCTTTGCAAGGCTATACTTTTACCGGTGCTGCATCTATCAATGCAATGATGGGAAAAGGTGACCGAGCTTACGATTTGCTGAACCAGCTTTTTGATCATTACATACAGCCAAATACGCTGTACCAGGAGTCCGGCCCCGTAATTGAAACCCCATTGTCTGCTGCAACTTCTATTCAGGAATTGCTTATTCAGAGCTGGGGAAATAAAATCAGAATATTTCCAGCAATCCCTGAAATTTGGAGCAATGTTTCTTTTGATCAGCTGCGTACTGAAGGTGGCTTCCTGATTTCTGCCAGTAGAGTAAACGGAAAAACTCAGTTCATTAAGGTTTATAGCACAAAAGGGGATACCTGCAGAGTGGAAACCGATATGAAAGTAAGTCTCGTAAACTCTGATAAAAGAAAAGAACTTGCTTTCTCCGTTGTCCAAAATGATGGAAAAATGAATATCAGTTTCTCAACGTTACCAGGTGAGACCATTTTTCTTTCTGAAGGTAATGATCAGCATCAATTTAAGGTACTTCCCGTTAGGGCAAACATTAAAGAAAACTGGAGCTGGGGCTTGAAAACAAAACCTTAA